One window of Oceanotoga teriensis genomic DNA carries:
- a CDS encoding helicase-related protein: MSLKKFIEENKEDKIKIYVLPEYFNINIDIKNTYYYPDFDIFPFENIDVSSNIKNQRINVLNKIKKNQNINIITTFHSLTRYTIPPEDFKNIKYKINENYDENLFEMGYQNVSEVRNNSEYSKRGFIRDLYIPGEVLPNRIELFDKEIDRITYFDYNNQKSIKNIESIEIIPGSEILKFKENINKMKERIRDTIDINQLNTFPALFYKNKKTLFSYIKNDYEIIFINKDEIIKTFSEKEKENFEMCDDENKKLIYKEFSGLPLEIINTIKYKEYTLNLKNNTYKLKKENNTLESLPLIDWEDLKEDDLVVHEDYGIALYKGIRKMKNALGEREYITLEYASKSRVFVPVERLDKLSKYLGDKDTINISNLNGKKWKNTKKKVEEKIKQKVKQLIKIYALRENQKGIIIKGDEELEDQLKKTFPYIETLDQIKCIEEINSDLENLKPMDRLLVGDAGFGKTEVAIRAAFKTIISNYQVLFLAPTTILSSQHYETLKERYEPFGINIELLNRNTTPKNREKIINNLKNGIIDILIGTHSLLSEKINPKKLGLVIIDEEQRFGVLQKEKFKNLSKGVNFLMMSATPIPRTLYMSISGLREISTISTPPIGRIPIQSFIGKYSERIVRTAALREKGRGGQILYVHNRINTIEKVYKKLKDVIPELKIEYIHGRMNKSEINKKIKQYYEGEIDLLISTSIVENGIDIPNVNTLIIDDSQRYGISQLYQIKGRVGRSNKRAFAYFLYKDEKLKEESQKRLEAIKKFNEPGSGLKLALRDLEIRGYGDLLGLDQKGHINSVGLHLYKNILEKVTNELLNEKEKEIIKNIEYTEIIGIRGNLLIPEKYISNSIDRMRIYRRISVSKNIDEVEELKNEINDRYGKIPIEVKELFEYAKIRVKASNQNIKEIEIDEKYIRFKFSEEITPNLNIYKKYSKKVIYENNVNELISYGIKDPIKYLYKILEIGE, translated from the coding sequence ATGAGTTTAAAAAAATTTATAGAAGAAAACAAAGAAGACAAAATAAAAATATATGTATTACCTGAATACTTTAATATAAATATAGATATAAAGAATACTTATTATTATCCTGACTTTGATATATTTCCATTTGAAAATATAGATGTTTCCTCAAATATAAAAAATCAAAGAATAAATGTATTAAATAAAATCAAAAAAAATCAGAATATAAATATTATAACTACATTTCATTCTTTAACGAGATATACAATACCTCCAGAAGACTTTAAAAATATAAAATATAAAATAAATGAAAATTATGATGAAAATTTATTTGAAATGGGATATCAAAATGTTTCAGAAGTACGAAATAACTCTGAATATTCCAAAAGAGGATTCATAAGAGATTTATATATACCAGGAGAGGTTTTACCAAATAGAATAGAATTATTTGATAAAGAAATAGATAGAATAACTTATTTTGATTATAATAATCAGAAATCTATAAAAAATATTGAGAGTATAGAAATAATCCCTGGATCTGAAATATTAAAATTTAAAGAAAATATAAATAAAATGAAAGAAAGAATAAGAGATACCATTGATATAAATCAATTAAATACTTTTCCGGCACTGTTTTATAAAAATAAAAAAACATTGTTTAGTTATATAAAAAATGATTATGAAATAATTTTTATAAATAAAGATGAAATAATAAAAACATTTTCAGAAAAAGAAAAAGAAAATTTTGAGATGTGTGATGATGAAAATAAAAAACTTATATACAAAGAATTTTCTGGATTACCTTTAGAAATAATAAATACTATAAAATATAAAGAATATACCTTAAACTTAAAAAATAATACTTATAAATTAAAAAAAGAAAATAATACTTTAGAATCATTGCCATTGATAGATTGGGAAGATCTAAAAGAAGATGATTTAGTTGTGCATGAAGATTATGGAATAGCTTTATATAAAGGCATAAGAAAAATGAAAAATGCTTTAGGCGAAAGAGAATATATAACATTAGAATATGCTTCTAAATCAAGAGTTTTTGTGCCAGTAGAAAGATTAGATAAACTTTCAAAGTACCTTGGAGATAAAGATACTATAAATATATCTAATTTAAATGGAAAGAAATGGAAAAATACCAAAAAAAAGGTAGAAGAAAAAATAAAGCAAAAAGTAAAACAATTAATAAAAATATATGCTTTAAGAGAAAATCAAAAAGGAATAATAATAAAAGGTGATGAAGAACTTGAAGATCAGTTAAAAAAGACATTTCCATATATAGAAACATTAGATCAAATTAAATGTATTGAAGAAATAAATTCAGATTTAGAAAATTTAAAACCTATGGATAGATTATTGGTAGGAGATGCTGGATTTGGCAAAACTGAAGTCGCTATAAGAGCAGCTTTCAAAACAATAATTTCGAATTATCAAGTGTTATTTTTAGCTCCTACTACAATATTATCTTCTCAACATTATGAAACTTTAAAAGAAAGGTATGAACCTTTTGGAATAAATATAGAGCTTTTAAATAGAAATACAACACCTAAAAATAGAGAAAAAATAATAAATAATTTAAAAAATGGAATTATAGATATATTAATAGGAACACATTCTCTTTTAAGTGAAAAAATAAATCCGAAAAAGTTAGGACTTGTAATAATAGATGAAGAACAAAGGTTTGGAGTATTACAAAAAGAAAAATTTAAAAATCTTTCAAAAGGTGTAAATTTTTTAATGATGAGTGCAACTCCAATTCCAAGAACATTATATATGTCAATAAGTGGATTAAGAGAAATATCAACTATATCAACTCCACCCATTGGAAGAATACCTATACAATCATTTATAGGTAAATACTCTGAAAGAATTGTTAGAACTGCTGCTCTTAGAGAAAAAGGAAGAGGTGGTCAAATACTTTATGTGCACAATAGAATAAATACTATAGAAAAAGTATATAAAAAATTAAAAGATGTAATTCCAGAATTAAAAATAGAATATATACATGGAAGAATGAATAAAAGTGAAATAAACAAAAAAATAAAACAATATTATGAAGGTGAAATAGATTTATTGATATCAACATCAATAGTTGAAAATGGAATAGATATTCCTAATGTTAACACTTTAATAATAGACGATTCTCAAAGATATGGAATTTCTCAATTATATCAAATAAAAGGTAGAGTTGGTAGATCTAATAAAAGAGCATTCGCATATTTTTTATACAAAGATGAAAAATTAAAAGAAGAAAGTCAAAAAAGACTTGAAGCCATTAAAAAATTTAATGAACCTGGTTCAGGATTAAAATTAGCGCTTAGAGACTTAGAAATAAGAGGCTATGGAGATTTATTAGGGTTAGATCAAAAAGGTCATATTAATTCAGTAGGGCTACATTTATATAAAAATATACTTGAAAAAGTTACGAATGAATTATTAAATGAAAAAGAAAAAGAAATTATAAAAAATATTGAATATACAGAAATTATAGGAATAAGGGGAAATTTATTGATACCAGAAAAATATATATCAAATTCTATAGATAGAATGAGAATATATAGGAGAATTTCTGTTAGTAAGAATATTGATGAAGTTGAAGAATTAAAAAACGAAATAAATGATAGATATGGTAAAATCCCAATAGAAGTAAAAGAACTATTTGAATATGCTAAGATAAGAGTAAAAGCAAGTAATCAAAATATAAAAGAAATTGAAATAGATGAAAAATATATAAGATTTAAGTTTTCAGAAGAAATTACTCCAAATTTAAATATATATAAAAAATATTCAAAAAAAGTTATATATGAAAATAATGTAAATGAATTAATAAGTTATGGAATAAAAGATCCTATAAAATATTTATATAAAATATTAGAAATTGGAGAGTGA
- a CDS encoding sigma-70 family RNA polymerase sigma factor, with protein sequence MNYRLDKDQVVKNFLPKIKVIALNLMTNLPKSVELDDLIQEGVIGLLQSYERYDPKHGATFYTYAMTRIRGAMLDYLRKIDWLPKEVRHLVKKYEEFLVNNSDSFYSDEEIQEKLNISKEELNKIKFSIKKSQILDLDMYILNHGEESIDLEKNDENDPEIIAYKEILKDELEENIKKLKEKEQLILSLYYEKGLTFKEIGEIIGVSESRISQIHSSIIIKLKTSIKRG encoded by the coding sequence ATGAATTATAGATTGGATAAAGACCAAGTTGTAAAAAATTTCTTACCGAAAATAAAAGTTATAGCCTTAAATTTAATGACAAATCTTCCAAAAAGTGTTGAATTAGATGATTTAATTCAAGAAGGAGTAATTGGTTTATTGCAATCATATGAAAGATATGACCCTAAACATGGTGCAACTTTTTATACTTATGCTATGACAAGAATTAGAGGGGCTATGTTGGATTATCTGAGAAAAATAGATTGGCTACCAAAAGAAGTAAGGCATTTAGTAAAAAAATATGAAGAATTTTTAGTTAATAATTCTGATTCTTTTTATAGTGATGAAGAAATACAAGAAAAACTTAATATAAGCAAAGAAGAATTGAATAAAATAAAATTTTCAATAAAAAAAAGCCAAATATTAGATCTTGATATGTATATATTAAATCATGGAGAAGAATCTATAGACTTAGAAAAGAATGATGAAAATGATCCGGAAATAATAGCTTATAAAGAAATACTTAAAGATGAATTAGAAGAAAATATAAAAAAATTAAAAGAAAAAGAACAATTAATTTTGTCATTATACTACGAAAAAGGGCTTACTTTTAAAGAAATTGGTGAAATAATTGGAGTTAGCGAATCAAGAATATCACAAATACATTCATCTATAATAATTAAATTAAAAACCTCAATAAAAAGAGGGTGA
- the cheD gene encoding chemoreceptor glutamine deamidase/glutamate methylesterase CheD, with the protein MGKKIIGIGEYVTSQNEDLLVTLGLGSCVGVCIRDKRKKIGSMIHIMLPESNGKDIKKPGKYADTGLDIIINEMKKNGSSSTSMEAKIAGGAAMFGNSSKAMDIGNRNVEAIKKILKNNGIKIIAEDTGGSRARSIEYNIENGDLQIKKVGGGEKVEIFTI; encoded by the coding sequence ATGGGTAAGAAGATAATCGGTATAGGAGAATATGTAACTTCTCAAAATGAAGATCTCTTAGTAACATTAGGTCTTGGTTCTTGTGTTGGTGTATGTATAAGAGATAAAAGAAAAAAAATTGGTTCTATGATACATATAATGTTACCAGAGAGTAATGGTAAAGATATTAAAAAACCAGGTAAGTATGCCGATACTGGATTAGATATAATAATAAATGAAATGAAAAAAAATGGTAGCAGTTCTACTTCGATGGAAGCAAAAATTGCTGGAGGAGCTGCTATGTTTGGAAATTCTTCAAAAGCAATGGATATAGGAAATAGAAATGTAGAGGCGATAAAAAAAATTCTAAAAAATAATGGTATTAAAATAATTGCAGAAGATACAGGTGGTAGTAGAGCAAGAAGTATAGAATATAATATTGAAAATGGTGATTTACAAATTAAGAAAGTTGGTGGAGGAGAAAAGGTTGAAATATTTACAATTTAA
- the cheC gene encoding CheY-P phosphatase CheC, translated as MSLYDHIDKIRLDALKELGNIGAGNSATSVSMMLDRKVDINVPDVKIISLSDLWKIFDNPEEITAGAMIGVGGDLDGAILFLMGTEDIKNLLEMMMLPKPEDLTNMDEITTSAIGELGNIMCSSYVVSLSNFTGLNIHSLPPKVVVDMLAAIVSEVSLITTDGDDYIIQIETNMKVENYNKKISGYIIYIPDQESLAKILKTMGLGIDG; from the coding sequence ATGTCTTTATATGATCATATAGATAAGATAAGACTTGATGCATTGAAAGAACTTGGTAATATAGGTGCTGGAAATTCTGCAACATCAGTTTCTATGATGTTAGATAGAAAAGTAGACATAAATGTTCCCGATGTAAAAATAATATCTTTATCTGATTTATGGAAAATATTCGATAATCCAGAAGAAATAACTGCTGGTGCAATGATAGGTGTTGGTGGAGATCTTGATGGTGCAATATTATTTTTGATGGGAACTGAAGATATAAAAAATTTATTGGAAATGATGATGTTACCTAAACCTGAAGATTTAACTAATATGGATGAAATAACAACTTCGGCTATAGGAGAACTCGGAAATATAATGTGTAGTTCTTATGTTGTGTCATTATCTAATTTTACGGGATTAAATATACATTCATTGCCTCCAAAAGTCGTAGTTGATATGCTTGCAGCCATTGTTTCTGAAGTATCTCTGATAACAACAGATGGTGATGATTATATAATTCAAATAGAGACGAATATGAAAGTAGAAAATTATAATAAAAAGATATCAGGATACATAATATATATACCTGATCAAGAAAGCCTTGCAAAAATCTTAAAAACAATGGGGTTGGGGATTGATGGGTAA
- a CDS encoding flagellar brake protein, whose protein sequence is MSEFIEKVFAKKSLEPNLAIEIEVDEEYYKGTYKSILHDYSTEKNLANIGIPIYKGGLIKLPIGINIKVRVYSNTSVFLFKSKIFKMGKEGNIRYLTIFVPDIIFKIQRRKYVRVPLVESGYYYLFEEYEKEKKPKKNRFLTKDFSAGGISMISSQTLNEKDRLYINIDLKDDLKIENQLSQVIRLIGKTDLNEYIYGVEFMNLDNKTESEYVKFVFRYQINSMKKNKRI, encoded by the coding sequence ATGTCTGAATTTATTGAAAAAGTCTTTGCCAAAAAATCCTTAGAACCCAATCTTGCAATTGAAATAGAAGTAGATGAAGAGTATTATAAAGGTACTTATAAAAGTATATTACATGATTATTCAACAGAAAAAAATCTTGCAAATATAGGAATTCCAATATATAAAGGCGGTTTAATAAAATTACCAATAGGTATTAATATAAAAGTTAGAGTTTACTCAAATACATCTGTTTTTCTATTTAAAAGTAAAATTTTTAAAATGGGAAAAGAAGGTAATATTAGATACTTAACGATATTTGTTCCAGATATAATATTTAAAATTCAAAGAAGAAAATATGTTAGAGTTCCATTGGTAGAATCTGGTTATTATTATTTATTCGAAGAATATGAAAAAGAAAAAAAACCTAAAAAAAATAGATTTCTCACAAAAGATTTTTCCGCAGGTGGAATATCTATGATAAGCTCACAAACCTTAAATGAAAAAGATAGATTATATATAAATATTGATTTAAAAGACGATTTAAAGATAGAAAATCAATTATCTCAAGTAATAAGATTAATAGGTAAAACGGACTTAAATGAATATATATATGGCGTTGAGTTTATGAATTTAGACAATAAAACAGAATCGGAATATGTAAAATTTGTATTCAGATATCAAATCAATTCTATGAAAAAAAATAAAAGAATATGA
- a CDS encoding MinD/ParA family ATP-binding protein — protein sequence MTPQYQDQAQSLREQFNNVETKIICISGGKGGVGKSVFSVNLGTEIAKTGKSVLLFDSDAGFANASILLGKNVNFTLSDYIDGKANIEKCVQKTKYGVNVISTGFDFKDWKIFQNNFTNKMADEFLKVASKHDYLIVDIGAGYSEKLNSFYISADKILLVTIPEPTAIVNAYTLIKALSMIGVNAELNIILNMIRDKNEIEPVKEVLNRTVSKFLNKKIEKFYDVYYEKLVHDSIKRQIPIVEFKENIRFSKIIKEISMDIMEEDYQQKEPFINKFKKLFGLGV from the coding sequence ATGACCCCCCAATATCAAGATCAGGCTCAGAGTTTAAGAGAACAATTCAACAATGTTGAAACTAAAATAATATGTATTTCTGGTGGAAAAGGTGGAGTAGGTAAATCTGTATTTTCAGTTAATCTTGGTACAGAAATTGCTAAAACTGGAAAATCAGTTCTTTTGTTTGATTCTGATGCAGGATTTGCAAATGCTTCAATATTATTAGGAAAGAATGTGAATTTTACACTTAGTGACTATATAGATGGAAAAGCTAATATAGAAAAATGTGTTCAAAAAACAAAATATGGTGTAAATGTAATAAGTACAGGCTTTGATTTTAAAGATTGGAAAATATTTCAAAATAATTTTACAAATAAAATGGCAGATGAATTTTTAAAAGTGGCTTCAAAACATGATTATCTAATAGTAGATATAGGCGCTGGATATTCTGAAAAGTTAAACTCATTTTATATATCAGCTGATAAAATACTTTTGGTAACAATACCCGAACCTACTGCTATTGTTAATGCATATACTCTTATAAAGGCATTATCAATGATAGGAGTTAATGCAGAATTAAATATAATTTTAAATATGATAAGAGATAAAAATGAAATAGAACCTGTCAAAGAAGTGTTGAATAGAACTGTTAGCAAATTTCTAAATAAAAAAATCGAAAAATTTTATGATGTATACTATGAAAAATTAGTACATGACTCAATAAAAAGACAAATTCCTATTGTAGAATTTAAAGAAAATATAAGATTTTCGAAGATTATAAAAGAAATATCTATGGATATAATGGAAGAAGATTATCAACAAAAAGAACCTTTTATAAATAAATTTAAAAAATTATTTGGTTTGGGTGTATGA
- the flhF gene encoding flagellar biosynthesis protein FlhF — protein MKVKKYMVKNISEAMEQIRGDFGDDAYILDTKKIKKGGFLGIGSKKYVEVTVLSEKAEEKNKNFQNEYITNNANEIYSLNNMVERNKRLNQRIEKEKNKQVQDTEEPTLAQELLELIDSQREVSRTIDKDAELFYKNKQNNNFDDQLKKQEKILKSENNNPNNDLHINSKDNDLEEIKKMISQLNKNMNKNNNFFQEVRDILIKNDFSDKIVEMIYDEIQDLEINENWREDNNFILKIKNILMKNIIISEKDLEGKVMLIGPTGIGKTTTLAKLAAIAKKNNKKVAIVTIDTYRIAAADQLKIYADIMGIPAHVCYTPMDLKTTLESLVDYDTILIDTAGRSHKNDIQLGELKVFIDTVKPDFKILAISSNIKTIDAINIYEKFSIASPNALIFTKKDETSTIGQYFSLINYSKLPLLYITNGQKVPDDIKKPNISELIQEVLEEVKK, from the coding sequence ATGAAAGTAAAAAAATATATGGTAAAAAATATATCTGAAGCTATGGAGCAAATAAGAGGAGATTTTGGTGATGATGCATATATATTGGATACTAAAAAAATAAAAAAAGGTGGTTTTTTAGGTATAGGAAGCAAAAAATATGTTGAAGTTACCGTATTAAGCGAAAAAGCAGAAGAAAAAAATAAAAACTTTCAAAATGAATATATTACAAATAATGCAAATGAAATTTATTCTTTAAATAATATGGTTGAAAGAAATAAAAGATTAAATCAAAGAATAGAAAAAGAAAAAAATAAACAAGTTCAAGATACTGAAGAACCAACATTAGCTCAAGAATTACTTGAATTAATAGATTCACAGAGAGAAGTATCAAGAACAATAGATAAAGATGCTGAATTATTTTACAAAAATAAACAAAACAATAATTTTGATGATCAACTAAAAAAACAAGAAAAAATATTAAAATCAGAAAATAATAATCCAAATAATGATTTACATATAAATTCAAAAGATAATGATTTAGAAGAAATAAAAAAAATGATATCACAATTAAATAAAAATATGAATAAAAATAATAATTTTTTTCAAGAAGTAAGAGATATACTTATAAAAAATGATTTTTCTGATAAAATTGTAGAAATGATATATGATGAAATACAAGATTTAGAAATAAATGAAAATTGGCGTGAAGATAATAATTTTATTTTAAAAATTAAAAATATTCTTATGAAAAATATAATAATATCTGAAAAAGATTTAGAAGGAAAAGTAATGCTTATAGGTCCTACAGGTATAGGAAAAACTACAACATTGGCTAAATTAGCTGCTATTGCTAAAAAAAATAATAAAAAAGTTGCAATAGTTACTATTGATACATATAGAATAGCTGCAGCAGATCAATTAAAAATTTATGCTGATATAATGGGTATACCGGCTCATGTATGTTATACACCAATGGATTTAAAAACTACTTTAGAAAGTTTAGTAGACTATGATACAATTTTAATAGATACAGCTGGAAGATCTCATAAAAATGATATTCAATTAGGAGAATTAAAAGTATTTATAGATACAGTAAAACCAGATTTTAAAATTTTGGCTATTTCATCTAATATAAAAACTATAGATGCAATAAATATATATGAAAAATTTAGTATAGCATCTCCAAATGCATTAATTTTTACTAAAAAAGATGAAACATCAACTATTGGCCAATATTTTTCATTGATAAATTATTCTAAATTACCTTTATTGTATATAACAAATGGACAAAAAGTTCCAGATGATATAAAAAAACCTAATATAAGTGAATTAATTCAAGAAGTTTTAGAGGAGGTAAAAAAATGA
- the flhA gene encoding flagellar biosynthesis protein FlhA — MKFKGMDVIVAVLIVGMVLLMVLPIPPFLLDFLQLFNIGLSIIILLSSLYVKKALDISSFPSLLLITTLLRLSLNVSSTRLILLQGQAFEGKVIRAFGDFVVGGNFIVGIVIFLILIIIQFLVITKGSERISEVTARFTLDAMPGKQMSIDADLSSGLITEEQARNRREEIRREADFYGAMDGASKFVRGDAIAGLIITLINILGGLLIGVLQQGLSIGEAAELYTLFTVGDGLVAQIPALLISTASGMIVSRAASKENFGTDVIKELASEKKVLYITGIMIISIGLFSPLPALPAIILGFFLILIAIMNNKNSEEYLLESAGKVDSFTPQNSLNQSENQMPRNISPPLTSPDEVSEVIQNDTIEVDIGYGLIPLADPSQGGDLLDRITIVRKQIAYELGIVISPVRIRDSVLLSSNEYIIKLKGVEIGRYELLPDRLLAINSGMASEELAGIQSQEPSFGLSAYWIDESEKDNAISNGYTVVDAPSVFATHLSELIKKYSHEIVGIKELEILVEGLRVKNSTLVDTLIPSMLKMHELKNIIQGLLYEKLSIRNLPLIFEYLIESSDKYGNDHEKLLEHVRIGLGRQICEQLKSSDGQLHVVALDSMVEKKILDSIAEGEEGRYLAIEPEYTNILIERLSKNLENLMMKGFNPVLICSKSIRYPLSTVLLNFVQNINIIAYEEVPADTSLNVDQVIAI, encoded by the coding sequence ATGAAATTTAAGGGTATGGATGTAATAGTAGCTGTTTTAATAGTTGGAATGGTACTATTGATGGTTTTGCCAATACCGCCATTCTTACTAGACTTTTTACAGTTATTTAATATAGGATTATCTATAATAATATTATTATCTTCATTATATGTAAAAAAAGCGTTGGATATATCTTCTTTTCCTTCATTATTACTTATAACAACTCTATTAAGATTATCATTAAATGTTTCATCTACAAGATTAATATTACTTCAAGGTCAAGCTTTTGAAGGAAAAGTAATAAGAGCGTTTGGAGATTTTGTAGTTGGAGGTAATTTTATAGTAGGTATAGTAATATTTTTAATTTTAATAATAATTCAATTTTTAGTAATAACAAAAGGTTCTGAACGTATATCTGAAGTTACTGCAAGATTTACACTTGATGCTATGCCGGGAAAACAAATGTCAATAGATGCTGATTTATCTTCTGGATTGATAACTGAGGAACAAGCAAGAAACAGAAGAGAAGAAATAAGAAGAGAAGCAGATTTTTATGGCGCCATGGATGGAGCCAGTAAATTTGTGAGGGGAGATGCAATTGCTGGATTAATAATAACTCTTATAAATATTCTTGGAGGATTATTAATAGGAGTTTTACAGCAGGGTTTGAGTATAGGAGAAGCAGCAGAATTATATACTTTATTCACTGTTGGAGATGGATTGGTTGCACAAATTCCAGCATTATTAATATCAACAGCTTCTGGTATGATAGTTTCAAGAGCCGCTTCAAAAGAAAATTTTGGTACAGATGTTATAAAAGAATTAGCATCAGAAAAAAAAGTGTTATATATAACAGGGATAATGATAATAAGTATAGGTTTATTTTCTCCATTACCGGCATTACCAGCAATAATTTTAGGTTTTTTCCTAATATTAATTGCAATTATGAATAATAAAAATTCAGAAGAGTATTTATTAGAGAGTGCTGGAAAAGTAGACTCTTTTACACCACAAAATTCTTTAAATCAATCAGAAAATCAAATGCCAAGAAATATTTCTCCTCCATTAACAAGTCCGGATGAAGTATCTGAAGTAATACAAAATGATACTATTGAAGTAGACATAGGTTATGGTTTAATACCTCTTGCAGACCCAAGCCAAGGGGGAGATCTTTTAGATAGAATAACAATAGTAAGAAAACAAATTGCATATGAACTTGGAATAGTTATATCGCCTGTGAGAATAAGAGATTCTGTTTTATTGAGTTCAAATGAATATATAATAAAATTAAAAGGTGTAGAAATAGGAAGATATGAACTATTACCTGACAGACTTTTAGCAATAAATTCTGGAATGGCATCTGAAGAATTAGCTGGAATTCAATCTCAAGAACCATCTTTTGGATTATCTGCTTATTGGATAGATGAAAGTGAAAAAGATAATGCTATAAGTAATGGATATACTGTGGTTGATGCTCCAAGTGTTTTTGCTACACATTTATCAGAATTAATAAAAAAATATTCTCATGAAATTGTTGGTATAAAAGAATTAGAAATTCTTGTAGAAGGGTTAAGAGTAAAAAATTCTACATTAGTAGATACATTAATCCCTTCGATGCTAAAAATGCATGAGCTAAAAAATATAATACAGGGACTATTATATGAAAAATTATCTATAAGAAATTTACCTTTAATTTTTGAATATTTAATAGAATCATCTGATAAATATGGAAATGATCATGAAAAATTATTAGAACATGTAAGAATAGGTCTTGGTAGACAAATTTGTGAACAACTAAAATCTTCAGATGGTCAATTACATGTAGTTGCTTTAGATTCAATGGTAGAAAAAAAGATATTAGATTCTATTGCTGAAGGAGAAGAAGGAAGATATTTAGCTATAGAACCTGAATATACAAACATACTAATAGAAAGACTATCAAAAAATTTAGAAAATTTAATGATGAAAGGTTTTAATCCAGTATTAATATGTTCTAAAAGTATAAGATATCCATTATCAACTGTATTATTAAATTTTGTACAAAATATAAATATAATAGCTTATGAAGAAGTACCTGCTGACACCTCACTTAATGTTGATCAGGTAATAGCTATTTAA
- the flhB gene encoding flagellar biosynthesis protein FlhB codes for MDRKYDDSIIEIDILLFADPDKTEEPTQRRIEKAREEGNVAQSKEFNMAMSFLTLSGLLYFFAGGIIEDLNKIFQDYFLLDTDIVGVNVFQYGYKYHSGIYIKIMILFIAGALMSLLFGLLQTRFLVAKNAIKLDFSKINPVKGLKNLFSLKKLVELIKNIVKLAVIGYISYSIIAKRISEVQKLSSEELIYSLYFIGSISVEIMFKLGLALLVLSLIDYWYQRYEYKKNLRMSKHEIKEEMKDTEGNPQIKRKQREFMQKIVFSRMIQQVPTADVIVTNPTHYAVAIKYESNTMNAPKVIAKGANEIANKIKEVARKNNVPIIEKPPLARALYKEVDINEEVTEELYKPVAEVLAYIYKLSNKK; via the coding sequence TTGGATAGAAAATACGATGATTCTATTATCGAAATAGATATACTACTTTTTGCCGATCCAGATAAAACTGAAGAACCAACACAAAGAAGAATCGAAAAAGCAAGAGAAGAAGGTAATGTAGCTCAATCAAAAGAATTTAACATGGCAATGTCTTTTTTAACTCTTTCAGGATTATTGTATTTTTTTGCTGGAGGAATAATTGAGGACTTAAATAAAATTTTTCAAGATTATTTTTTACTTGATACTGATATAGTTGGAGTAAATGTTTTTCAATATGGATATAAATATCATTCTGGAATTTATATTAAAATAATGATATTATTTATTGCTGGTGCTTTAATGTCTTTACTTTTTGGATTATTACAAACAAGGTTTTTAGTTGCAAAAAATGCCATAAAACTTGATTTCAGTAAAATCAATCCAGTAAAAGGATTAAAAAACTTATTTTCTTTAAAAAAATTAGTTGAACTCATTAAGAATATAGTAAAATTAGCTGTTATAGGTTATATTTCATATTCTATAATTGCAAAAAGAATATCAGAAGTTCAAAAATTATCTTCTGAAGAGTTAATTTATTCATTATACTTTATAGGTTCAATATCAGTTGAAATAATGTTTAAACTTGGATTAGCACTTTTAGTTCTCAGTTTAATAGATTATTGGTATCAAAGATATGAATATAAAAAGAATTTAAGAATGAGTAAACATGAAATTAAAGAAGAAATGAAAGATACAGAAGGAAATCCGCAAATAAAAAGAAAACAGAGAGAATTTATGCAAAAAATTGTTTTTAGCCGAATGATACAACAGGTTCCAACAGCAGATGTAATTGTTACTAACCCAACACATTATGCTGTTGCAATAAAGTATGAATCAAATACGATGAATGCTCCAAAAGTTATTGCTAAAGGTGCAAATGAAATTGCAAATAAGATAAAAGAAGTAGCAAGAAAAAATAATGTTCCCATAATAGAAAAACCACCTTTGGCAAGAGCTTTATATAAAGAAGTTGATATAAATGAAGAAGTTACAGAAGAACTTTATAAACCTGTTGCAGAAGTTTTAGCTTATATTTATAAATTATCTAATAAAAAATGA